Proteins found in one Pseudomonas sp. P8_241 genomic segment:
- a CDS encoding sensor domain-containing diguanylate cyclase codes for MSSVETDSDVYKTLLESTNAIPWRIDWKTMTFSYIGPQIEQLLGWKQHSWGSVNDWVERMHPDDRAYVVDFCVSQSRAGVDHEADYRALTDSGEYVWIRDVVHVVRKDGEVEALVGFMFDISERKKTEEHLVRLQKQLEEYSFQDGLTGIANRRMFDTVLEREWNTAQRTGSPLSALVLDIDYFKQYNDHYGHIKGDECLRRVAQTLSRAANRPRDFIARIGGEEFVWLLPETDAESARLVAHKCLHLIRQQQIPHAFSNVSNLLSISVGVGTTTVSMHATALEFVEQVDHLLYKAKHNGRMRAEFADFRD; via the coding sequence ATGAGTTCAGTCGAAACCGACAGCGATGTTTACAAAACCCTGCTTGAGTCGACCAACGCCATTCCCTGGCGCATCGACTGGAAAACCATGACGTTCAGTTACATCGGCCCACAGATCGAGCAATTGCTCGGCTGGAAACAGCACAGTTGGGGATCGGTCAACGACTGGGTCGAACGTATGCATCCGGATGATCGTGCCTACGTTGTGGATTTCTGCGTCTCGCAATCGCGCGCCGGTGTCGATCACGAGGCTGACTATCGAGCGCTGACCGACAGCGGCGAGTACGTGTGGATTCGCGATGTGGTGCACGTGGTGCGCAAGGACGGCGAGGTCGAGGCACTAGTCGGATTCATGTTCGACATCAGCGAGCGCAAGAAAACCGAAGAACACCTGGTTCGCCTGCAAAAGCAGCTCGAAGAATATTCATTCCAGGACGGGCTGACCGGCATCGCCAACCGGCGCATGTTCGACACCGTGCTCGAACGCGAGTGGAACACCGCCCAACGCACCGGTTCGCCACTGTCGGCGCTGGTGCTGGATATCGACTACTTCAAGCAGTACAACGACCATTACGGCCATATCAAGGGTGACGAATGCCTGCGCCGCGTCGCGCAAACCCTGTCCAGGGCGGCCAACCGGCCACGGGACTTCATCGCGCGAATCGGCGGTGAAGAGTTCGTCTGGCTGCTGCCGGAAACCGATGCAGAATCGGCACGACTGGTGGCGCACAAATGCCTGCACCTGATTCGCCAGCAGCAGATCCCCCATGCGTTTTCAAACGTATCGAATCTGTTGAGCATCAGCGTCGGCGTCGGCACCACCACTGTTTCAATGCATGCCACGGCTCTGGAGTTCGTCGAACAGGTCGACCATCTGCTCTACAAGGCCAAGCACAACGGGCGGATGCGCGCCGAGTTCGCTGATTTTCGAGATTGA
- a CDS encoding AzlC family ABC transporter permease — translation MSNSLMPRSAFLRGAAAIMPLSLATAPWGLLAGSMAIEANLTPLQGQGLSSIVFAGAAQLVAIGMLKGGAGIFSILLTTLLLTSQHLLYGMSLRSVISPLPGRWRVGLGFLLTDELFALTSQHDKQQFNRWYALGVGLTFYIAWNVFTLAGIVLGSSIPGLEHLGLDFSIAATFIALITPVVRNVPTVVCVAVSLFCSVLFSYWQWGSALVLSGLAGMTAGFVCNKFYGGRT, via the coding sequence ATGTCCAACTCACTCATGCCCCGTAGTGCCTTTCTGCGCGGCGCCGCAGCCATCATGCCGCTGTCCCTGGCCACCGCGCCCTGGGGCTTGCTGGCGGGCTCCATGGCCATCGAGGCCAATCTCACGCCCCTGCAAGGTCAGGGCCTGTCGAGCATCGTGTTTGCCGGTGCCGCGCAACTGGTTGCCATCGGCATGCTCAAGGGCGGTGCCGGGATTTTTTCGATTTTGCTGACCACGTTGCTGCTGACGTCACAGCACTTGCTTTACGGCATGAGCCTGCGCTCGGTGATCTCACCGTTGCCGGGGCGCTGGCGAGTGGGGTTGGGATTCTTGCTTACGGATGAGCTGTTCGCCCTGACCAGCCAGCACGACAAGCAGCAGTTCAACCGCTGGTACGCCCTGGGTGTCGGCCTGACGTTTTACATCGCCTGGAACGTCTTCACCCTGGCCGGGATTGTGTTGGGCAGCAGCATCCCGGGCCTGGAGCATCTGGGGCTGGATTTCTCCATCGCCGCGACGTTTATCGCCCTGATCACCCCGGTGGTGCGCAATGTGCCGACCGTAGTGTGCGTGGCGGTTTCGCTGTTTTGCTCAGTGTTGTTCAGTTACTGGCAGTGGGGTTCGGCCCTGGTGCTGTCGGGGTTGGCGGGGATGACCGCCGGGTTTGTCTGCAACAAATTCTACGGTGGACGCACATGA
- a CDS encoding AzlD domain-containing protein, with amino-acid sequence MVWAVIIGMGLLVFLNRYVFLEPRLPVRLSSNARQFLGFAVPGMLTAICGPIVFMPEKQLNLQWDNPYLISSLVAIGLVLYTRNTLLSMLLSMAFFFFLRWWL; translated from the coding sequence ATGGTCTGGGCAGTGATTATCGGAATGGGCCTGTTGGTGTTCCTCAACCGCTATGTGTTTCTCGAACCGAGATTGCCGGTTCGCCTGAGCAGCAATGCCCGACAGTTTCTCGGGTTTGCAGTGCCGGGGATGCTGACCGCGATCTGCGGGCCGATTGTGTTCATGCCGGAAAAACAGCTGAATTTGCAGTGGGACAATCCGTACCTGATCAGTTCGCTGGTGGCCATCGGCCTGGTGCTGTACACCCGCAACACGTTGCTGAGCATGCTGTTGAGCATGGCATTCTTCTTTTTTCTGCGCTGGTGGCTCTGA
- a CDS encoding SOS response-associated peptidase family protein, whose amino-acid sequence MCGRLSQYRGIHDFVAVLSLPDALINHVGAAPLARYNAAPTTQLALLHEENGRLHADAVRWGWRPSWSTDRTTPINARVEKVAHGPYFRSIWPHRAICPIDNWFEWVDAGDSTKQPWLIRRRDRAPIYCAAIGQFPIGGAPPREHDGFVIITADSAGGLLDVHDRRPVVFSSELAREWLDPATPKERAEEMALMQGEVSDVFEWYKVDRAVGNVRNQSAALINEVP is encoded by the coding sequence ATGTGCGGACGATTGTCGCAATACCGCGGGATCCACGACTTCGTGGCAGTGCTGAGTCTCCCCGATGCGTTGATCAATCATGTCGGCGCCGCCCCCTTGGCACGCTACAACGCCGCACCCACCACACAGCTTGCCCTGCTGCATGAGGAAAATGGGCGCTTGCATGCCGATGCGGTACGTTGGGGCTGGCGACCGTCCTGGTCGACTGATCGCACAACGCCGATCAATGCGCGGGTCGAGAAAGTCGCCCACGGACCGTACTTTCGTTCCATATGGCCCCACCGCGCGATCTGTCCGATCGATAACTGGTTCGAATGGGTCGATGCCGGCGATTCGACAAAGCAACCCTGGCTGATTCGTCGGCGTGACCGGGCCCCCATTTACTGTGCGGCCATTGGCCAGTTCCCCATCGGCGGCGCGCCGCCAAGGGAGCACGACGGCTTCGTGATCATCACCGCCGACAGTGCTGGCGGCCTGCTGGATGTGCATGACCGTCGCCCTGTGGTGTTTTCCTCCGAACTGGCGCGGGAATGGCTGGACCCGGCCACACCCAAGGAGCGAGCCGAGGAAATGGCGCTGATGCAAGGTGAGGTCAGTGACGTATTTGAGTGGTACAAGGTCGACAGGGCCGTCGGCAATGTCAGGAACCAAAGCGCTGCTCTAATCAATGAAGTTCCATGA
- a CDS encoding polysaccharide deacetylase family protein, with protein sequence MKQLSRFLALCAMAVGLLGCIAAPIEMTPQTEQRLRAQPPIRFLLTFDDGPSASSWWNPTVTVLESLARNPLQPDIKAVFFVQTRAPRAGGSDLGREIMRREHAQGHVLGFHTATPSHTNHRSLDPSELEQALTDGSADIAAITGVPTVLLRPPFWNYDKRTFAAYQQHGLHVLLTDLSANDGKIWGFNASPRRRSHMLRSMSEVRERIARGELPVVDGVIPVVVTFHDLNRYTARHTREYLQILVDSAQASGVTIADKPFYDDQDAVLRAALARTVRDGSQPVELPGFWNWIWGGNSH encoded by the coding sequence ATGAAACAGCTATCCAGATTTTTAGCGCTGTGCGCCATGGCTGTCGGTCTGCTGGGGTGTATTGCGGCGCCGATTGAAATGACGCCGCAAACCGAACAGCGCCTGCGAGCGCAACCGCCGATCCGCTTTTTGCTGACCTTCGATGACGGTCCCAGCGCTTCGAGCTGGTGGAACCCGACCGTGACCGTGCTGGAGAGCCTTGCGCGCAATCCGCTGCAACCGGACATCAAGGCGGTGTTCTTCGTGCAGACCCGCGCCCCACGAGCCGGTGGAAGCGACCTGGGCCGCGAGATCATGCGCCGCGAGCATGCGCAGGGGCACGTTCTGGGATTCCATACCGCCACGCCCTCGCACACCAATCATCGCTCTCTCGATCCATCAGAACTGGAGCAGGCCCTCACCGACGGCAGCGCCGACATCGCCGCCATTACCGGCGTGCCCACGGTGTTGTTGCGCCCGCCGTTCTGGAACTACGACAAGCGCACCTTCGCGGCTTATCAGCAACATGGTCTGCACGTGCTGCTGACGGATTTGAGCGCCAACGACGGCAAGATCTGGGGCTTCAATGCCAGCCCCCGGCGTCGTTCGCACATGCTGCGTTCGATGTCTGAAGTGCGCGAGCGCATTGCCCGTGGCGAGCTGCCGGTGGTCGACGGGGTGATTCCAGTGGTGGTGACGTTCCATGACCTCAACCGCTACACGGCCCGGCATACCCGCGAGTATCTGCAGATTCTCGTCGACAGTGCCCAGGCCAGCGGTGTGACAATCGCCGACAAGCCGTTTTACGACGATCAGGACGCAGTATTGCGGGCAGCCTTGGCGCGAACTGTGCGCGACGGTTCACAACCCGTTGAGTTGCCAGGGTTCTGGAACTGGATCTGGGGGGGTAATTCCCACTGA
- a CDS encoding DUF1652 domain-containing protein: MVPISVLCSIVESGFEPLSCECTESLGLLRIEIHEPVTGRVELLISGVSTANLDSVRAIGELRTEIKAGRRAFAG, encoded by the coding sequence ATGGTTCCTATTTCAGTTCTTTGCAGCATTGTTGAGTCCGGTTTCGAGCCACTGTCGTGCGAATGCACCGAGAGCCTCGGATTGCTGCGCATTGAAATCCATGAACCTGTCACCGGGCGAGTGGAACTGTTGATCAGTGGCGTATCGACGGCGAATCTGGACAGCGTGCGGGCCATCGGCGAATTGCGTACCGAGATAAAGGCCGGGCGTCGGGCGTTTGCCGGTTGA
- a CDS encoding LysR family transcriptional regulator: MELRHLRYFQVLAQTLNFTRAAELLHIAQPPLSRQIQQLEDELGVMLLERGRPLKLTDAGRFFHEHSTALLDQLNKVCDNTRRIGQGEKTWLGIGFAPSTLYGVLPELIRRLRSGEPLELELGLSEMTTLQQVQALKAGRIDVGFGRIRIDDPAIVQTVLTEDRLVAALPAGHPLLAGPISLRELAKEPFVLYPGNPRPSYADHVIALFETYGVSIHVAQWTNELQTAIGLVGAGIGVTLVPASVQLLHRDDIGFTPLLEDNATSPIILSRRVGDVSPGLNHCLRMIDELLAPAN, translated from the coding sequence ATGGAACTGCGGCACCTGCGTTATTTCCAGGTATTGGCTCAAACCCTCAACTTCACCCGGGCCGCCGAACTGCTGCACATCGCCCAACCACCGTTGAGCCGGCAGATTCAGCAACTGGAAGACGAGCTGGGGGTGATGTTGCTGGAGCGCGGACGCCCGCTGAAGCTGACCGATGCCGGGCGGTTTTTCCATGAACACTCCACCGCCCTGCTCGATCAGCTCAACAAGGTCTGCGACAACACACGCCGCATCGGCCAGGGGGAAAAAACCTGGCTGGGCATCGGATTCGCGCCCTCGACACTGTATGGGGTATTACCGGAACTGATTCGACGCTTGCGCAGCGGCGAGCCGCTGGAGCTGGAGTTGGGGCTGTCGGAAATGACCACCCTGCAGCAGGTTCAGGCGCTCAAGGCCGGGCGGATCGATGTAGGTTTCGGCCGCATCCGCATTGATGATCCGGCCATCGTCCAGACCGTATTGACCGAAGACCGTCTGGTCGCCGCCCTGCCCGCCGGTCACCCGCTGCTCGCAGGCCCCATCAGCCTGCGGGAACTGGCGAAGGAACCCTTCGTGTTGTACCCCGGTAATCCGCGACCGAGCTACGCCGACCATGTGATAGCCCTGTTCGAGACCTATGGCGTGAGCATCCACGTGGCGCAATGGACCAACGAACTGCAAACAGCGATTGGGCTGGTCGGGGCGGGAATCGGAGTCACACTGGTGCCGGCATCGGTGCAGTTGCTGCACCGCGACGACATTGGTTTCACCCCGCTGCTGGAAGACAACGCAACGTCACCGATCATTCTGAGTCGACGGGTGGGCGATGTCTCCCCGGGGTTGAACCATTGCTTGCGGATGATTGATGAATTGTTGGCGCCCGCAAACTGA
- a CDS encoding muconate cycloisomerase family protein, translating into MLATAIESIETIIVDLPTIRPHKLAMHTMQNQTLVIIRVRCADGIEGIGESTTIGGLAYGNESPDSIKTNIDMHFAPLLIGQDSNNVNAAMLRLERSIRGNTFAKSGIETALLDALGKRLGLPVSELLGGRVRDSLPVAWTLASGDTEKDIAEAEKMLDLRRHRIFKLKIGAGEVNRDLAHVIAIKKALGDRASVRVDVNQAWDEAVALRACRILGTNGIDLIEQPISRNNRAGMARLNAMSPAPIMADESIECVEDAFNLAREGAASVFALKIAKNGGPRAVLRTASIAEAAGIALYGGTMLEGGLGTMASAHAFVTLNKLAWDTELFGPLLLTEDVLSEPLVYRDFELHVPNTPGLGLSLDEERLAFFRRDKTSTAIHQA; encoded by the coding sequence ATGCTTGCAACTGCCATTGAATCGATCGAGACGATCATCGTCGATCTGCCGACCATCCGCCCGCACAAGCTGGCGATGCACACCATGCAGAACCAGACCCTGGTGATCATTCGCGTGCGGTGCGCCGACGGCATCGAAGGCATCGGCGAATCCACCACCATCGGTGGCCTGGCCTATGGCAACGAAAGCCCGGACAGCATCAAGACCAACATCGACATGCACTTCGCGCCGTTGTTGATCGGCCAGGACAGCAACAACGTCAACGCTGCCATGTTGCGCCTGGAGCGCAGCATCCGTGGCAACACCTTCGCCAAGTCCGGTATCGAAACCGCGCTGCTTGACGCCTTGGGCAAACGCCTCGGCCTGCCGGTCAGTGAGTTGCTCGGCGGCCGTGTTCGTGACTCGCTGCCGGTGGCCTGGACCCTGGCCAGTGGCGACACGGAGAAGGACATCGCCGAAGCGGAAAAAATGCTCGACCTGCGCCGCCACCGCATTTTCAAACTGAAGATCGGTGCCGGGGAGGTCAACCGCGATCTGGCCCACGTGATTGCCATCAAGAAAGCCTTGGGCGACCGTGCCAGCGTGCGGGTCGACGTCAATCAGGCGTGGGACGAAGCGGTGGCGCTGCGGGCCTGCCGAATCCTTGGCACCAACGGCATCGACCTGATCGAGCAACCCATTTCGCGCAACAACCGCGCGGGTATGGCCCGTCTGAACGCCATGAGCCCGGCACCGATCATGGCCGACGAATCCATTGAGTGCGTGGAAGATGCGTTCAACCTGGCCCGCGAAGGTGCGGCTTCGGTGTTCGCCCTGAAAATCGCCAAGAACGGTGGCCCACGTGCTGTATTGCGCACCGCCTCCATCGCCGAAGCGGCGGGTATCGCCCTGTACGGCGGCACCATGCTTGAAGGTGGCCTGGGCACCATGGCCTCGGCCCATGCCTTCGTCACCCTGAACAAACTGGCGTGGGACACCGAGCTGTTCGGCCCGTTGCTGCTGACCGAAGACGTTCTCAGCGAACCGCTGGTGTACCGCGATTTTGAACTGCACGTGCCGAACACCCCGGGCCTGGGCCTGAGCCTTGATGAAGAGCGCCTGGCGTTCTTCCGCCGCGACAAGACATCCACCGCCATTCATCAAGCTTGA
- the catC gene encoding muconolactone Delta-isomerase, with amino-acid sequence MLFHVKMTVNLPVDMNPEAAAKLKADEKALAQRLQEQGKWRHLWRIAGHYANYSVFDVDSVQELHDLLMQLPLFPYMAIEIDAMCRHPSSIRDDDR; translated from the coding sequence ATGCTGTTCCACGTAAAAATGACCGTGAACCTGCCGGTCGACATGAATCCCGAAGCCGCCGCCAAACTCAAGGCTGACGAGAAGGCCCTGGCCCAGCGTCTGCAAGAGCAGGGCAAGTGGCGTCACCTGTGGCGCATCGCCGGACACTACGCCAACTACAGCGTGTTCGATGTCGACAGCGTTCAGGAACTGCATGACCTGTTGATGCAATTGCCGCTGTTTCCGTACATGGCCATCGAAATCGATGCGATGTGCCGGCATCCTTCTTCCATCCGTGACGATGACCGCTGA
- the catA gene encoding catechol 1,2-dioxygenase has protein sequence MNVKISHTAEVQKFLEEASGLHNDAGDSRTKALIYRILRDSVNIIEDLAVTPEEFWKAVNYLNVLGARQEAGLVVAGLGLEHYLDLLMDAEDEQAGKSGGTPRTIEGPLYVAGAPLSEGEARLDDGVDPGVTLFMQGRVFNTAGEPLAGAVVDVWHANTGGTYSYFDATQSEFNLRRRIVTDAEGRYRFRSIVPSGYGCPPDGPTQQLLDQLGRHGQRPAHVHFFISAPDHRHLTTQINLDGEKYLHDDFAYATRDELIAKITFSDDQERAAAHGVSGRFAEIEFDFTLQSTAQPEEQQRHERVRALED, from the coding sequence ATGAACGTCAAGATTTCCCACACTGCCGAAGTCCAGAAATTTCTCGAAGAAGCCAGCGGCCTGCATAACGACGCCGGCGATTCTCGGACCAAGGCGCTGATCTACCGCATCCTGCGTGATTCGGTGAACATCATCGAAGACCTGGCCGTAACCCCGGAAGAATTCTGGAAAGCGGTCAACTACCTGAACGTGCTGGGCGCTCGCCAGGAAGCCGGGCTGGTGGTGGCCGGTCTCGGTCTGGAGCACTATCTCGACCTGCTGATGGATGCCGAAGACGAACAGGCCGGTAAATCCGGTGGCACCCCGCGTACCATCGAGGGCCCACTGTACGTGGCGGGTGCTCCGCTGTCTGAAGGCGAAGCGCGTCTGGACGATGGCGTCGATCCGGGTGTGACCCTGTTCATGCAAGGCCGTGTGTTCAACACCGCAGGCGAACCCCTGGCCGGCGCCGTGGTAGACGTCTGGCACGCCAACACCGGTGGTACTTATTCGTACTTCGATGCCACGCAGTCGGAATTCAACCTGCGTCGCCGCATCGTCACTGACGCTGAAGGCCGCTACCGCTTCCGCAGCATCGTGCCGTCGGGTTACGGCTGCCCACCGGACGGTCCGACCCAGCAACTGCTCGATCAACTGGGCCGTCATGGCCAGCGTCCGGCCCACGTGCACTTCTTCATCTCCGCACCGGACCATCGCCACCTGACCACCCAGATCAACCTGGATGGTGAAAAGTACCTGCATGACGATTTCGCCTACGCCACCCGTGACGAGCTGATCGCCAAGATCACCTTCAGCGACGATCAGGAACGTGCGGCGGCCCATGGCGTCAGCGGGCGTTTTGCCGAAATCGAATTCGATTTCACCCTGCAGTCGACCGCGCAGCCTGAAGAACAGCAGCGCCACGAGCGGGTCCGCGCACTCGAGGACTGA
- a CDS encoding AraC family transcriptional regulator: MMQAQLLSQRSRVFDHADPYAVSGYVNQHVGNHCILMPRAGNPLASLDHRKFASLDLCRISYGASVRVTSGALENIYHLQVLLRGNCLWRGHGQEHYFAPGELLLINPDDPVDLTYSDDCEKFILKVPTRLFESVCDEQRWRYPGQGVRFLENRYQLDELEGFVNLLAMICQEAESSEQIPKVQEHYTQIIVSKMLSLMKTNVSRLELCSQTATFEAIADYIASNLKQDIDSEALARQAHMSLRSLYGLFERNAGLTPKNYLRQKRLERINACLSDPTCNVRNVTEVAMDYGFLHLGRFSDSYRKQFGELPSDTLKRRH; the protein is encoded by the coding sequence ATGATGCAAGCTCAACTGTTGAGTCAGCGCAGCAGAGTATTCGACCATGCCGACCCGTATGCGGTGTCCGGCTACGTCAATCAGCACGTCGGTAACCACTGCATTCTCATGCCCCGTGCCGGCAACCCGCTGGCCAGTCTCGACCATCGCAAGTTCGCCAGCCTCGACCTGTGCCGTATCAGCTACGGCGCCAGTGTGCGGGTAACCTCGGGCGCGCTGGAGAATATCTATCACCTTCAGGTATTGCTGCGCGGCAACTGCCTGTGGCGCGGCCACGGCCAGGAACATTACTTCGCCCCCGGCGAATTGCTGCTGATCAACCCCGACGATCCGGTGGACCTGACCTATTCCGACGATTGCGAAAAATTCATCCTCAAAGTCCCCACCCGGTTGTTCGAGTCGGTTTGCGATGAGCAGCGCTGGCGCTATCCGGGGCAGGGCGTACGGTTCCTCGAGAACCGTTATCAACTCGATGAGCTGGAAGGCTTCGTCAACCTGCTGGCGATGATTTGCCAGGAAGCCGAGTCCAGCGAGCAAATCCCCAAGGTGCAGGAGCATTACACGCAGATCATCGTCAGCAAGATGCTCAGCTTGATGAAAACCAACGTCAGCCGTCTGGAGCTGTGCTCGCAGACGGCCACGTTCGAAGCGATTGCCGATTACATCGCCAGTAACCTCAAGCAGGACATCGACAGCGAAGCACTGGCGCGCCAGGCCCACATGAGTCTGCGCTCGCTGTATGGCCTGTTCGAGCGCAATGCCGGCCTTACGCCAAAAAACTACCTGCGCCAGAAGCGCCTGGAACGCATCAACGCCTGCCTGAGCGACCCGACCTGCAACGTGCGCAACGTCACGGAAGTGGCGATGGATTACGGCTTCCTGCACCTGGGACGGTTCTCCGACAGCTACCGCAAGCAGTTCGGCGAATTGCCGTCCGATACCCTCAAACGCCGCCACTGA
- the benA gene encoding benzoate 1,2-dioxygenase large subunit has translation MTLRPEYVHSLLEDDPEQGLYRCKREMFTDPRLFDLEMEHIFEGNWLYLAHESQIPNINDFYTTTMGRQSIFIARNKDGVLNAFINACSHRGATLCRHKSGNKSSYTCPFHGWTFNNSGKLLKVKDPANAGYPSSFNCEGSHDLTKVARFESYRGFLFGSLKADVLPLVEHLGESAKIIDMIVDQSADGLEVLRGSSSYIYEGNWKLTAENGADGYHVSSVHWNYAATQNQRKQREAGDTNPTMSAGSWAKQGGGFYSFDKGHMLLWTRWSNPEDRPLYERRDELAQDFGKARADWMIENSRNLCLYPNVYLMDQFSSQIRIARPISVNRTEITIYCIAPKGESDHARSSRIRQYEDFFNVSGMATPDDLEEFRSCQTSYQGSVTTWNDMSRGAEHWIEGADEAAKEIDLHPLLSGVRTEDEGLFVLQHKYWQQTMLKALAAEQSKLIAVEDVQ, from the coding sequence ATGACCCTGCGACCCGAGTATGTGCATTCCCTGCTTGAAGACGATCCCGAGCAGGGTCTCTATCGCTGTAAACGCGAGATGTTCACCGACCCCCGGTTGTTCGATCTGGAGATGGAACACATCTTCGAGGGCAACTGGCTGTACCTGGCCCACGAAAGCCAGATCCCCAACATCAACGATTTCTACACCACCACCATGGGGCGCCAGTCGATCTTCATCGCGCGCAACAAGGACGGTGTGCTCAACGCCTTCATCAACGCCTGCAGCCATCGCGGTGCGACCCTGTGCCGGCACAAGTCCGGCAACAAGAGCTCCTACACCTGCCCGTTCCATGGCTGGACCTTCAACAACTCCGGCAAGCTGCTCAAGGTCAAGGATCCGGCCAACGCCGGCTACCCTTCGAGCTTCAACTGCGAAGGCTCCCACGACCTGACCAAGGTTGCGCGTTTCGAGTCCTATCGCGGCTTCCTGTTTGGCAGCCTCAAGGCTGATGTACTGCCGCTGGTGGAGCACCTGGGCGAGTCGGCGAAGATCATCGACATGATCGTCGACCAGTCCGCCGATGGCCTGGAAGTACTGCGCGGTTCCTCCAGCTACATCTACGAAGGCAACTGGAAGCTCACCGCCGAAAACGGCGCCGACGGCTACCACGTAAGCTCAGTGCACTGGAACTACGCGGCCACACAGAACCAGCGCAAGCAACGTGAAGCCGGTGACACCAACCCAACCATGAGCGCCGGCAGCTGGGCCAAGCAGGGTGGCGGTTTCTACTCCTTCGACAAGGGCCACATGCTGCTCTGGACCCGTTGGTCCAACCCCGAGGACCGTCCGCTGTACGAGCGCCGCGATGAGCTGGCGCAAGACTTTGGCAAGGCCCGCGCCGACTGGATGATCGAGAACTCGCGCAACCTGTGCCTGTACCCGAACGTGTACCTGATGGACCAGTTCAGCTCGCAGATCCGCATCGCGCGGCCGATCTCGGTCAACCGCACGGAAATCACCATCTACTGCATCGCCCCCAAAGGCGAAAGCGATCACGCCCGTTCCAGCCGGATTCGTCAGTACGAGGATTTCTTCAACGTCAGCGGCATGGCCACACCGGACGATCTGGAAGAGTTCCGCTCCTGCCAGACCAGTTACCAGGGCAGCGTCACCACCTGGAACGACATGTCCCGGGGTGCCGAGCACTGGATTGAGGGTGCCGACGAGGCAGCCAAGGAAATCGACCTGCATCCGCTGCTCAGTGGTGTGCGCACCGAAGACGAGGGCCTGTTCGTGCTGCAACACAAATACTGGCAGCAGACCATGCTCAAGGCCCTGGCGGCCGAGCAGTCGAAGCTGATCGCCGTGGAGGACGTGCAATGA
- the benB gene encoding benzoate 1,2-dioxygenase small subunit — MSISYEAVRDFLYREARYLDDRQWDEWLELYAPDATYWMPSWDDNDELTEDPQREISLIWYGNRTGLEDRIFRIKTERSSASVPDTRTSHNISNIELLEQADGLCKVRFNWHTLSFRYKTVDSYFGSSFYTLDVRGENPLIKAKKVILKNDYVRQVIDVYHL, encoded by the coding sequence ATGAGCATTTCCTATGAAGCAGTGCGTGATTTCCTCTACCGCGAAGCGCGCTACCTCGACGATCGCCAGTGGGATGAATGGCTGGAGCTGTACGCCCCCGACGCGACGTACTGGATGCCGTCCTGGGACGACAACGACGAATTGACCGAGGACCCGCAGCGGGAAATCTCGCTGATCTGGTACGGCAACCGCACGGGCCTGGAAGACCGCATCTTCCGCATCAAGACCGAGCGTTCCAGCGCCAGCGTGCCGGACACTCGCACCTCGCACAACATCAGCAACATCGAGCTGCTCGAACAGGCCGACGGGCTGTGCAAGGTGCGCTTCAACTGGCACACCTTGAGTTTTCGCTACAAGACCGTCGACAGCTATTTCGGCAGCAGTTTCTACACCCTCGATGTGCGCGGTGAAAACCCGTTGATCAAGGCCAAGAAAGTGATCCTGAAGAACGACTACGTTCGTCAGGTCATCGATGTTTACCACTTGTGA